A window of Brevibacterium ihuae contains these coding sequences:
- the aceB gene encoding malate synthase A, with protein MTTTNIDLPDGLEITGEIQPEHAAVLTRPALELIVSLHRAFAATRKERLAARKDRQARLDAGEELDFLEETKHIREDDSWQVAPPAPGLEDRRVEVTGPTYRKMTINALNSGAKVWLADQEDANTPAWDSVLGGQVNLLDSVNREIDFVSEQGKEYTLRPDEELPTIVVRPRGWHLEEKHMRIDGEIASGSLVDFALYFATAGIKQIEKGRGPYFYIPKMESYLEARLWNDVFVHAQDALGVPQGTIRATCLIETYPAAFQMEEILYELRDHSAGLNAGRWDYIFSVIKTHRAKGEDWILPDRAQVTMTVPFMRAYTELLVRTCHKRGAHAIGGMSAFIPSKDEAANAKAFDQVEKDKSREANDGFDGSWVAHPGMVEACRTEFTAVLGEKPNQIEKKREDVSVSAADLLAVKDTPGEITEAGLRANISVGIQYVAAWLGGNGAAAINGLMEDAATAEISRSQVWQWLHFGVTLSDSGETVTKELVDRLIEEEVAKLPGDAAQWQTSKDLFARMATAEEYHDFLTIPAYELLG; from the coding sequence ATGACCACCACGAACATCGATCTGCCCGACGGCCTGGAGATCACCGGCGAGATCCAGCCGGAGCACGCAGCCGTCCTCACCCGCCCCGCGCTCGAGCTCATCGTCTCGCTCCACCGCGCGTTCGCCGCCACCCGGAAGGAGCGGCTCGCCGCCCGCAAGGACCGCCAGGCCCGCCTCGACGCCGGCGAGGAGCTCGACTTCCTCGAGGAGACCAAGCACATCCGCGAGGACGACTCGTGGCAGGTCGCCCCGCCCGCACCCGGGCTCGAGGACCGCCGCGTCGAGGTCACCGGCCCGACGTACCGGAAGATGACGATCAACGCGCTCAACTCCGGCGCCAAGGTCTGGCTCGCCGACCAGGAGGACGCGAACACCCCCGCCTGGGACTCCGTGCTCGGCGGCCAGGTCAACCTCCTCGACTCGGTCAACCGCGAGATCGACTTCGTCTCCGAGCAGGGCAAGGAGTACACCCTGCGCCCCGATGAGGAGCTGCCGACGATCGTCGTCCGTCCGCGCGGCTGGCACCTCGAGGAGAAGCACATGCGCATCGACGGCGAGATCGCCTCGGGCTCCCTCGTCGACTTCGCGCTGTACTTCGCCACCGCCGGCATCAAGCAGATCGAGAAGGGCCGCGGCCCCTACTTCTACATCCCCAAGATGGAGTCCTACCTCGAGGCGCGGCTGTGGAACGACGTGTTCGTCCACGCGCAGGACGCGCTCGGGGTCCCGCAGGGCACGATCCGGGCCACCTGCCTCATCGAGACCTACCCGGCCGCGTTCCAGATGGAGGAGATCCTCTACGAGCTCCGCGACCACTCCGCGGGCCTCAACGCCGGCCGCTGGGACTACATCTTCTCCGTCATCAAGACCCACCGCGCCAAGGGCGAGGACTGGATCCTCCCGGACCGCGCCCAGGTCACCATGACCGTGCCGTTCATGCGCGCCTACACCGAACTGCTCGTGCGGACCTGCCACAAGCGCGGAGCGCACGCGATCGGCGGCATGAGCGCCTTCATCCCGTCGAAGGACGAGGCGGCCAACGCTAAGGCCTTCGACCAGGTGGAGAAGGACAAGTCGCGCGAGGCGAACGACGGCTTCGACGGCTCCTGGGTCGCCCACCCGGGCATGGTCGAGGCCTGCCGCACCGAGTTCACCGCGGTGCTCGGCGAGAAGCCCAACCAGATCGAGAAGAAGCGCGAGGACGTCTCCGTCTCCGCCGCCGACCTCCTCGCGGTCAAGGACACCCCGGGTGAGATCACCGAGGCCGGTCTGCGCGCCAACATCTCGGTGGGCATCCAGTACGTCGCGGCGTGGCTCGGCGGCAACGGCGCAGCTGCGATCAACGGCCTCATGGAGGATGCGGCGACCGCGGAGATCTCCCGCTCGCAGGTGTGGCAGTGGCTGCACTTCGGCGTCACGCTCTCCGACTCCGGTGAGACGGTGACGAAGGAGCTCGTCGACCGCCTCATCGAGGAGGAGGTGGCGAAGCTGCCCGGCGACGCCGCGCAGTGGCAGACCTCGAAGGACCTGTTCGCCCGGATGGCCACGGCCGAGGAGTACCACGACTTCCTCACCATCCCGGCCTACGAGCTGCTCGGCTGA
- a CDS encoding GlcG/HbpS family heme-binding protein encodes MTVDPTAPVYTSVPVITHDTAARAVALTIEEGERVGVRACATIVDPALGLVAYGRADGMTPHSVETSRRKAHTAASTRRPSALMNPELAQKLEHGTGGLLTSIAGGVPLVFDGTLVGGLGVAGGKPDEDAVIAAAVLERLGAEPPATA; translated from the coding sequence ATGACCGTCGACCCGACCGCTCCCGTCTACACCTCCGTCCCCGTCATCACCCATGACACCGCCGCGCGCGCCGTCGCGCTGACGATCGAGGAGGGGGAGAGGGTCGGCGTGCGCGCCTGCGCGACGATCGTCGACCCCGCCCTCGGACTCGTCGCCTACGGCCGCGCCGACGGCATGACGCCGCACAGCGTCGAGACGAGCCGGCGCAAGGCGCACACCGCCGCCTCCACCCGCCGGCCCAGCGCGCTCATGAACCCCGAGCTCGCGCAGAAGCTCGAGCACGGCACCGGCGGACTGCTCACGAGCATCGCCGGCGGCGTGCCGCTCGTCTTCGACGGCACCCTCGTCGGCGGCCTCGGCGTCGCCGGCGGCAAGCCGGACGAGGACGCGGTCATCGCTGCGGCCGTCCTCGAACGCCTCGGAGCCGAGCCCCCGGCGACCGCCTGA
- a CDS encoding FAD-binding oxidoreductase, which translates to MTTVDATITAQTLEELAAQLPEGAVITDPVKMEAYRWDRANDPDAGMPLAVVRATCTEDVQAAVRFAAATNTPVVPRGAGSGLSGGSTAQNGAIVLSVERMKEIRIDPITLTAVAQPGAINAEVKAAAAEHGLWYPPDPASFEFCSIGGNIATNAGGLCCVKYGVTTDYVLGMKVVLSDGRLVTLGGPRLKDVAGLSLTKLFVGSEGTLGIITEVTLRLIHVKRNPSTLVATFRTLEDATSAVLGITGRLRPSMLEFMDRPTINAVEDETRMGLDREAAAMLIVQSDEPAGYAQHEIEIIAEACTSNNATECYHTDDPDEGQAFIAARRIAIPAVEKKGTILLEDCGVPLPELGRLVEGIEEISRNREVLVAVMAHAGDGNTHPLVVFDPTDDAARERAHIAYGEIIDLAVSLGGTITGEHGVGRLKRPWLGDYLGPDVLELNHRIKNALDPQGILNPGTVFEVQEGR; encoded by the coding sequence ATGACCACCGTGGACGCCACGATCACCGCGCAGACGCTCGAAGAGCTCGCCGCGCAGCTGCCCGAGGGGGCCGTCATCACCGATCCGGTGAAGATGGAGGCCTATCGCTGGGACCGCGCCAACGATCCCGATGCGGGCATGCCGCTCGCCGTGGTCCGCGCCACCTGCACCGAGGACGTCCAGGCCGCCGTGCGCTTCGCCGCTGCGACGAACACCCCCGTGGTGCCGCGTGGGGCCGGTTCCGGACTGTCCGGCGGTTCGACCGCGCAGAACGGCGCGATCGTGCTCTCCGTCGAGCGGATGAAGGAGATCCGCATCGATCCCATCACCCTCACCGCCGTCGCGCAGCCCGGGGCGATCAACGCCGAGGTCAAGGCGGCGGCCGCCGAGCACGGCCTGTGGTACCCACCGGACCCGGCCTCGTTCGAGTTCTGCTCGATCGGCGGGAACATCGCGACGAACGCCGGCGGCCTGTGCTGCGTGAAGTACGGGGTCACCACCGACTACGTCCTCGGCATGAAGGTCGTGCTGTCCGACGGCCGGCTCGTGACGCTCGGCGGGCCGCGCCTCAAGGACGTCGCCGGCCTGTCGCTCACCAAGCTGTTCGTCGGCAGCGAGGGCACTCTCGGGATCATCACCGAGGTGACGCTGCGCCTCATCCACGTCAAGCGCAATCCCAGCACCCTCGTCGCCACCTTCCGCACCCTCGAGGACGCGACGAGCGCCGTGCTCGGGATCACCGGCCGGCTGCGCCCCTCGATGCTCGAGTTCATGGACCGGCCGACGATCAACGCGGTCGAGGACGAGACCCGGATGGGCCTCGACCGCGAGGCTGCGGCGATGCTCATCGTGCAGTCCGACGAGCCCGCGGGCTACGCCCAGCACGAGATCGAGATCATCGCGGAGGCGTGCACCTCGAACAACGCCACCGAGTGCTACCACACCGACGATCCTGACGAGGGCCAGGCATTCATCGCCGCCCGCCGGATCGCGATCCCGGCGGTGGAGAAGAAGGGCACGATCCTCCTCGAGGACTGCGGCGTGCCGCTCCCGGAGCTCGGCCGCCTCGTCGAGGGGATCGAGGAGATCAGCCGGAACCGCGAGGTCCTCGTCGCCGTCATGGCCCACGCCGGCGACGGCAACACCCACCCGCTCGTCGTCTTCGATCCCACCGACGACGCGGCCCGCGAGCGCGCGCACATCGCGTACGGCGAGATCATCGACCTCGCGGTGTCGCTCGGCGGCACGATCACCGGTGAGCACGGAGTGGGCCGGCTCAAGCGGCCGTGGCTCGGCGACTACCTGGGCCCGGACGTGCTCGAGCTCAACCATCGCATCAAGAACGCCCTCGACCCGCAGGGTATCCTCAACCCCGGCACCGTCTTCGAAGTGCAGGAAGGACGCTGA
- a CDS encoding L-lactate permease — MDNLFVAALLALLPIIVAGVLLLGFRMPAAIAMPISLVVAAAVAFFAWQIDLVTIGASIVQGILVAVGLLWIVFGALLMLATVTKSGAIDTIRAGFISVSADRRVQVIIVAWLFGSFIEGAAGFGTPAAVVAPLMLALGFPAIAAVLFGLIIQSTPVSFGAVGTPMLTGIGNGLADETGAMSSDVAERAGALGLDQLGFVAHTASQVAIIHGICGILIPLTLCCFMTGFFGSRRRFADGLAVAPFAIFAAVAMIVPYLLVAIFLGPEFPSMIGGLVGLLIVVPAARAGFLTPKDTWEFAPRYRWPERWMGSVSPAEEASHLKKRMPLVQAWAPYLIVVVLLLLTRNIPEIKAFLTGPAVIKVEGIFGTPINQNMDLLYSPGAIFVLASLITIVLHRMNGRQVAASWGLAGGQIAGAAVALLCSVPMVRVFINSGPDYNAAGMDSMPVTLASAAAETLGQNWPLAAPFVGALGAFVAGSNTVSNLMFAQFQFTTGVNIGAASPETVVAAQAVGGAAGNMVSVHNVVAAAATVGLLGREGDLIRKTIIPMAVYCLTAGSIAYIMVFGPGLNIGTILLALVLIGLAVTFVVLSRSGGKDNDELLPVDEAQERAAAEVPAGAPVADPAEHSADHRRDTGPADRR, encoded by the coding sequence ATGGACAATCTCTTCGTCGCGGCGCTGCTGGCGCTCCTCCCGATCATCGTGGCCGGTGTGCTGCTGCTCGGCTTCCGGATGCCGGCCGCGATCGCCATGCCCATCAGCCTCGTCGTCGCGGCCGCGGTCGCGTTCTTCGCCTGGCAGATCGATCTCGTCACCATCGGCGCCTCGATCGTGCAGGGCATCCTCGTCGCGGTGGGCCTGCTGTGGATCGTGTTCGGCGCACTCCTCATGCTCGCCACCGTGACGAAGTCCGGCGCGATCGACACGATCCGCGCCGGCTTCATCTCCGTGTCCGCGGACCGTCGCGTGCAGGTCATCATCGTCGCCTGGCTGTTCGGCAGCTTCATCGAGGGCGCAGCCGGCTTCGGCACGCCCGCCGCCGTCGTCGCCCCGCTCATGCTCGCTCTCGGGTTCCCGGCGATCGCCGCGGTGCTCTTCGGCCTCATCATCCAGTCGACCCCGGTGAGCTTCGGCGCCGTCGGCACCCCGATGCTCACCGGCATCGGCAACGGCCTGGCCGACGAGACCGGTGCGATGTCGTCCGACGTCGCCGAGCGCGCCGGCGCGCTCGGCCTCGATCAGCTCGGATTCGTCGCCCACACCGCGAGCCAGGTCGCCATCATCCACGGCATCTGCGGCATCCTCATCCCGCTCACCCTGTGCTGCTTCATGACCGGGTTCTTCGGCAGCCGCCGCCGGTTCGCCGACGGCCTCGCCGTCGCGCCCTTCGCGATCTTCGCGGCGGTCGCGATGATCGTCCCCTACCTCCTCGTCGCGATCTTCCTCGGACCCGAGTTCCCCTCGATGATCGGCGGCCTCGTCGGCCTCCTCATCGTCGTGCCGGCCGCCCGCGCCGGCTTCCTCACCCCCAAGGACACCTGGGAGTTCGCGCCGCGCTACCGCTGGCCCGAGCGCTGGATGGGCTCGGTGAGCCCGGCCGAGGAGGCCTCCCACCTCAAGAAGCGCATGCCGCTCGTGCAGGCCTGGGCGCCGTACCTCATCGTCGTCGTCCTGCTGCTCCTCACCCGCAACATCCCGGAGATCAAGGCGTTCCTCACCGGCCCCGCGGTCATCAAGGTCGAGGGCATCTTCGGCACGCCGATCAACCAGAACATGGACCTGCTCTACTCCCCGGGCGCGATCTTCGTCCTCGCCTCGCTCATCACGATCGTCCTCCACCGGATGAACGGCCGGCAGGTCGCCGCCTCGTGGGGACTCGCCGGCGGGCAGATCGCCGGAGCCGCCGTCGCGCTCCTGTGCTCGGTGCCGATGGTGCGCGTGTTCATCAACTCCGGCCCCGACTACAACGCCGCCGGCATGGATTCGATGCCGGTGACGCTCGCCTCGGCGGCGGCGGAGACGCTCGGTCAGAACTGGCCGCTCGCCGCACCGTTCGTCGGAGCGCTCGGCGCCTTCGTCGCCGGGTCGAACACCGTATCCAACCTCATGTTCGCGCAGTTCCAGTTCACCACCGGCGTCAACATCGGCGCGGCGTCGCCCGAGACCGTCGTCGCCGCACAGGCGGTGGGCGGAGCGGCCGGCAACATGGTCTCCGTCCACAACGTCGTCGCCGCTGCCGCGACCGTCGGACTGCTCGGCCGCGAGGGCGACCTCATCCGCAAGACGATCATCCCGATGGCGGTCTACTGCCTCACCGCGGGATCGATCGCCTACATCATGGTGTTCGGCCCCGGCCTCAACATCGGCACGATCCTGCTGGCGCTCGTCCTCATCGGTCTCGCGGTGACGTTCGTCGTCCTATCCCGCTCCGGCGGGAAGGACAACGACGAGCTCCTCCCCGTCGACGAGGCCCAGGAGCGGGCCGCGGCCGAGGTGCCGGCCGGCGCACCCGTGGCGGACCCGGCCGAGCACTCGGCCGACCACCGCCGCGACACCGGACCCGCCGACCGCCGCTGA
- a CDS encoding IclR family transcriptional regulator produces the protein MPPAQRVQSVDRTLDVLEALADAGGAARSKDLATAIRLPVPTVHRVLSTLAARGIVLQLADRSYSLGPRLVRLGAVAAHQTGAEAQPLLAALAEALGETVNLAFFTRDSMTYVAQAASPRSMRMFTEVGRRVPLHNTGVGKAVLARLPEDEARALLSPPGSYTHLTPPTNLAVLDELARARHSGFAVDDEEQEVGVRCLAVAIDGGPAPAGLSVSGPSSRLTPDAFTEVARSLTDTADRLAARWRSYQTD, from the coding sequence ATGCCTCCCGCGCAGCGCGTCCAATCGGTCGATCGCACCCTCGACGTCCTCGAAGCCCTCGCGGACGCCGGGGGTGCGGCGCGCAGCAAGGATCTCGCCACCGCGATCCGGCTCCCGGTGCCCACGGTGCACCGGGTCCTCTCCACGCTCGCGGCGCGCGGGATCGTGCTCCAGCTCGCCGACCGGAGCTACTCGCTCGGGCCGCGCCTGGTGCGCCTCGGCGCGGTCGCCGCGCACCAGACGGGCGCGGAGGCCCAGCCGCTCCTCGCCGCGCTCGCAGAGGCGCTCGGGGAGACCGTCAACCTCGCGTTCTTCACCCGCGACTCGATGACCTACGTCGCGCAGGCCGCCTCGCCCCGCTCGATGCGGATGTTCACCGAGGTCGGACGGCGGGTGCCGCTCCACAACACCGGGGTCGGCAAGGCGGTGCTCGCGCGGCTGCCCGAGGACGAGGCGCGCGCGCTCCTCTCCCCCCCCGGCTCTTATACACATCTGACGCCGCCGACGAACTTAGCCGTCCTCGACGAGCTCGCCCGAGCCCGGCACTCCGGATTCGCGGTCGACGACGAGGAGCAGGAGGTCGGCGTCCGCTGCCTCGCCGTCGCGATCGACGGCGGTCCGGCTCCGGCAGGGCTGTCCGTGTCGGGTCCCTCCTCGCGACTCACCCCCGACGCCTTCACCGAGGTCGCCCGGTCGCTCACGGACACCGCCGACCGGCTCGCCGCCCGCTGGCGCTCCTACCAGACGGACTGA
- a CDS encoding ribonuclease J, translated as MTTFLAEPGEPPVVDPEALRIVALGGLGEVGRNMTVFEYRGKILIVDCGVLFPEEEQPGIDLILPDFSYLDGRMDDIVGLVLTHGHEDHIGAVPYLLKRRADIPILGSVLTLALIEAKLKEHRIRATTRVVKEDDTDQLGPFDLEFVAVNHSIPDALAVCIRTGAGTVLHTGDFKMDQLPLDRRITDLRAFARLGEEGIDLFLTDSTNADVPGFTSPEKNIGPVLETLFGTAERRIIVASFASHVHRVQQVLEAASAHGRKVALVGRSMVRNMKIAQDLGYLHVPHGVLIDLKDVDKLPDDQVVLMCTGSQGEPMAALSRMANGSHRIEVGEGDTVILASSLIPGNENAVFRVINGLMKLGANVIHKGNAKVHVSGHASAGELLYCYNIVKPRGVMPVHGEWRHMLANAQLAIDTGVPEDQVVIADDGWVVDLKDGHAEVVGAVDCDYVFVDGSSVGEVTEADLKDRRTLADEGFVSVFMTVDAKRREILAGPIVHARGVAENDSVFNSIRPKIESAVKEALENGTKDEHRLQQVIRRTLGRWISSKLRRRPMIVPMVVIV; from the coding sequence GTGACCACATTTCTCGCAGAACCCGGTGAACCGCCCGTCGTCGATCCGGAGGCCCTGCGCATCGTCGCCCTCGGCGGTCTCGGCGAGGTCGGCCGGAACATGACGGTGTTCGAGTACCGCGGCAAGATCCTCATCGTCGACTGCGGCGTGCTCTTCCCCGAGGAGGAGCAGCCCGGCATCGACCTCATCCTGCCCGACTTCAGCTACCTCGACGGACGGATGGACGACATCGTCGGCCTCGTCCTCACCCACGGGCACGAGGACCACATCGGGGCCGTGCCCTACCTCCTCAAGCGTCGCGCCGACATCCCGATCCTCGGATCCGTGCTCACCCTCGCGCTCATCGAGGCCAAGCTCAAGGAGCACCGCATCCGGGCCACCACGCGCGTGGTCAAGGAGGACGACACCGATCAGCTCGGCCCGTTCGACCTCGAGTTCGTCGCGGTCAACCACTCGATCCCCGATGCGCTCGCCGTCTGCATCCGCACCGGCGCCGGGACCGTGCTCCATACCGGCGACTTCAAGATGGACCAGCTCCCGCTCGACCGCCGCATCACCGACCTCCGGGCGTTCGCCCGGCTCGGCGAAGAGGGCATCGACCTGTTCCTCACCGACTCGACGAACGCCGACGTCCCCGGCTTCACCTCGCCGGAGAAGAACATCGGCCCGGTCCTCGAGACGCTGTTCGGCACGGCCGAGCGGCGCATCATCGTCGCCTCCTTCGCCTCGCACGTCCACCGCGTGCAGCAGGTCCTCGAGGCCGCGAGCGCGCACGGCCGCAAGGTCGCGCTCGTCGGGCGCTCGATGGTGCGCAACATGAAGATCGCCCAGGACCTCGGCTACCTCCACGTCCCGCACGGCGTCCTCATCGACCTCAAGGACGTCGACAAGCTCCCCGACGACCAGGTCGTCCTCATGTGCACCGGTTCGCAGGGCGAGCCGATGGCCGCGCTGTCCCGGATGGCGAACGGCAGCCACCGGATCGAGGTGGGGGAGGGCGACACCGTCATCCTCGCCTCCTCGCTCATCCCGGGCAACGAGAACGCGGTGTTCCGCGTGATCAACGGGCTGATGAAGCTCGGCGCGAACGTCATCCACAAGGGCAACGCGAAGGTCCACGTGTCCGGCCACGCCTCGGCCGGCGAGCTCCTCTACTGCTACAACATCGTCAAGCCGCGCGGAGTCATGCCGGTCCACGGCGAATGGCGCCACATGCTCGCCAACGCGCAGCTCGCGATCGACACCGGTGTCCCCGAGGACCAGGTCGTCATCGCCGACGACGGCTGGGTCGTCGATCTCAAGGACGGCCACGCGGAGGTCGTCGGAGCGGTCGACTGCGACTACGTCTTCGTCGACGGGTCCTCCGTGGGAGAGGTCACCGAGGCCGACCTCAAGGATCGCAGGACTCTCGCCGACGAGGGCTTCGTCTCGGTGTTCATGACCGTCGACGCCAAGCGCCGGGAGATCCTCGCCGGTCCGATCGTCCACGCCCGCGGCGTGGCGGAGAACGACTCGGTGTTCAACTCGATCCGGCCGAAGATCGAGTCCGCCGTCAAGGAGGCGCTCGAGAACGGGACCAAGGACGAGCACCGGCTCCAGCAGGTCATCCGGCGCACCCTGGGCCGCTGGATCTCCTCCAAGCTCCGTCGCCGGCCGATGATCGTCCCGATGGTCGTCATCGTCTGA
- the dapA gene encoding 4-hydroxy-tetrahydrodipicolinate synthase, translating to MALISDSAAAEVREAFGAVGTAMITPFSEDGTIDYAVVESTAAHLVDLGNDQLVVSGTTGESPTTSDEEKTRLLEVVVGAVGDRARIIAGVGTNDTAHSVELARAAAAAGAHGLLVVTPYYSKPPQAAIAAHMRTVADATELPVMLYDIPGRSGVPISTETLLELGEHPRILAVKDAKGDLAASARVMSESPLAYYSGEDALNLPLMACGAVGIVSVVGHVSADRFASMVAAVEGNDLDSARRIAAELAPLVDAVMNHMPGVVAVKAALELQGVIPTRATRMPLLPASDEQVEHVRAQLKRSGYLQ from the coding sequence ATGGCACTCATCTCTGATTCCGCGGCCGCCGAGGTCCGCGAGGCGTTCGGCGCCGTGGGCACGGCGATGATCACGCCCTTCTCCGAGGACGGGACCATCGACTACGCGGTCGTCGAATCGACCGCCGCCCATCTCGTCGACCTCGGCAACGACCAGCTCGTCGTCTCCGGCACCACCGGCGAATCGCCGACCACCTCGGATGAGGAGAAGACGCGCCTCCTCGAAGTCGTCGTCGGGGCCGTCGGCGACCGCGCGCGGATCATCGCGGGCGTCGGCACGAACGACACCGCGCACTCCGTCGAGCTCGCCCGGGCGGCAGCCGCCGCGGGCGCCCACGGACTCCTCGTCGTCACCCCCTACTACTCGAAGCCGCCGCAGGCTGCGATCGCCGCGCACATGCGCACCGTCGCCGACGCGACCGAGCTGCCCGTCATGCTCTACGACATCCCGGGCCGGTCGGGCGTGCCGATCAGCACCGAGACGCTGCTCGAGCTCGGCGAGCACCCCCGGATCCTCGCGGTCAAGGACGCCAAGGGCGACCTCGCGGCGTCGGCGCGCGTGATGTCGGAGAGCCCGCTCGCGTACTACTCGGGCGAGGACGCCCTCAACCTCCCGCTCATGGCCTGCGGGGCCGTGGGCATCGTCTCCGTCGTCGGCCACGTCAGCGCCGATCGATTCGCTTCCATGGTGGCCGCCGTCGAGGGCAACGACCTCGACTCCGCCCGCCGCATCGCCGCGGAGCTCGCGCCCCTCGTCGATGCAGTCATGAATCACATGCCCGGGGTCGTCGCGGTCAAGGCCGCCCTCGAGCTCCAGGGAGTGATTCCCACCCGCGCCACGCGCATGCCCCTGCTGCCGGCCTCCGACGAGCAGGTCGAGCACGTGCGCGCACAACTGAAAAGGAGCGGTTACCTCCAGTGA
- a CDS encoding AMP-binding enzyme, producing MIISGGENIYCAEIENALTWHPQVSEVSIVGRPDEKWGEVPVACIVPKDPDNPPDLASVREYLRDRLASYKHPKEVRILEAFPRSGMGKIQ from the coding sequence ATGATCATCTCCGGCGGCGAGAACATCTACTGCGCCGAGATCGAGAACGCGCTCACCTGGCACCCGCAGGTGTCCGAGGTGAGCATCGTCGGCAGGCCCGACGAGAAGTGGGGCGAGGTGCCGGTCGCCTGCATCGTCCCCAAGGACCCCGACAACCCGCCGGACCTCGCGTCCGTGCGCGAGTACCTCCGCGATCGCCTCGCCTCGTACAAGCACCCCAAGGAGGTGCGGATCCTCGAGGCGTTCCCGCGCTCGGGCATGGGCAAGATCCAGTAG
- a CDS encoding heparan-alpha-glucosaminide N-acetyltransferase domain-containing protein encodes MVDAPTVARRLAPDGRNLGIDTARGLALFGMMITHIIAFTAEDGSFTRAVWFAGRSSALFAVLAGFSVVLSTRRVLARPGGRAWAAAASGLVLRGIIIGVIGLLLGLVSSSIAIILTFYGVMFVLAPLFLRLPPLALGLLAPLWLTLVPVLSMVVRREFGLETSYIVPTPGDLVTPGPLLTDLLLTGYYPVVPWMGYLILGMFLARLDWRAPRTAITAQLIGLGTAVLAKAVSSLLLTAGGRSALEATLGPVPAGEPGSLEHTLTTGSYGITPPDSWWWLATAGPHSATPFDLLHTAGLAAAVLGVCSLAAIVLGERAWLLAPLSAPGSMPLSVYTGHVVFLEISRLAPIRSLVELMIHVGLAVLFALLWRGFASPRGPLEWPVSSAVRAVQRRVLGDSRPTPGDTRDPVR; translated from the coding sequence GTGGTCGATGCCCCGACCGTGGCCCGTCGGCTCGCACCCGACGGTCGGAATCTCGGCATCGACACCGCCCGGGGCCTGGCGCTGTTCGGGATGATGATCACGCACATCATCGCCTTCACCGCCGAGGACGGCTCCTTCACCCGGGCGGTGTGGTTCGCCGGTCGCTCCTCTGCCCTGTTCGCGGTGCTCGCCGGTTTCTCCGTGGTCCTGAGCACCCGGCGCGTCCTCGCCCGCCCGGGCGGCCGGGCGTGGGCGGCGGCCGCCTCGGGGCTCGTGCTCCGCGGCATCATCATCGGCGTCATCGGCCTGCTGCTCGGCCTCGTCAGCTCGAGCATCGCGATCATCCTGACGTTCTACGGCGTGATGTTCGTGCTCGCGCCGCTCTTCCTCCGCCTCCCGCCCCTCGCCCTCGGCCTCCTCGCGCCCCTGTGGCTGACCCTCGTCCCGGTGCTGAGCATGGTCGTGCGCCGGGAGTTCGGACTCGAGACCTCGTACATCGTCCCGACCCCCGGCGATCTCGTCACCCCGGGGCCGCTGCTCACCGACCTGCTGCTCACCGGGTACTACCCGGTGGTGCCCTGGATGGGCTACCTCATCCTCGGGATGTTCCTCGCGCGGCTCGACTGGCGCGCGCCGCGCACGGCGATCACCGCGCAGCTCATCGGCCTCGGCACCGCCGTGCTCGCCAAGGCGGTCTCCTCGCTGCTCCTCACCGCCGGCGGCCGGAGCGCCCTCGAGGCGACCCTCGGACCGGTGCCCGCCGGCGAACCGGGATCGCTCGAGCACACGCTGACCACCGGCTCGTACGGGATCACCCCGCCCGACTCGTGGTGGTGGCTCGCCACCGCCGGGCCGCACTCGGCCACCCCGTTCGACCTCCTCCACACCGCCGGTCTCGCGGCCGCGGTGCTCGGCGTGTGCTCGCTCGCCGCGATCGTCCTCGGAGAGCGGGCGTGGCTGCTCGCTCCGCTCAGCGCGCCCGGATCCATGCCGCTGAGCGTCTACACCGGTCACGTCGTGTTCCTCGAGATCAGCCGGCTCGCACCCATCCGATCGCTCGTCGAGCTCATGATCCACGTCGGCCTCGCCGTGCTCTTCGCCCTGCTGTGGCGGGGATTCGCCTCCCCGCGCGGGCCTCTCGAATGGCCCGTGTCCTCGGCGGTGCGCGCGGTGCAGCGGCGCGTGCTCGGAGATTCCCGCCCGACACCCGGTGACACGCGCGACCCGGTCCGTTAG